From one Nitrosopumilus sp. genomic stretch:
- a CDS encoding ribosome biogenesis/translation initiation ATPase RLI, which produces MTHRVAVLDQDLCQPKKCGLECIKYCPVNKSGAECIVLNEESKKAKIDEDICNGCGICVKVCPFDAITIVNLASELATDKIHQYGANSFRLFKLPTPKKGEVVGLLGRNGMGKSTVVNILSGNLKPNLGRYENPPEWNEILKHYSGTELKQHFEKIEQKQIRASIKPQQVHHIAQAFDGTGKELLDKYDERGVSRDLIKELGLENSMEQSLKELSGGELQRIAVAAAASKDVEFYFFDEPSSYNDVFQRTGVARVIQNLAKIGKSVMVVEHDLTLLDFLSDYIEVLYGEPGAYGIVSTILSTKIGINVFLDGYLPNENVRFRDKKFSFDVSSSTTDIFEEGSTIVTYPKLVKKYPTFSVTIEAGEVRKGEVLGIMGANALGKTTMMKMIAGVEKPDSGSINKKIKIAYKPQYLQNDIDVDVISVLDKANGNPVEGSMEEEQILEPLKIKKLYNKSIKNLSGGELQKIAVASCLLQKVDLYALDEPSAFLDVEDRIAVAKFIQKFVRSFGKSAIIIDHDLQLMDLISDSIVIFEGESGVEGRATTPMRKAEAMNRFLKSLDMSFRRDERSLRPRVNKLDSRLDKNQKTSGNFYYKH; this is translated from the coding sequence ATGACTCACAGGGTAGCTGTTTTAGATCAAGATCTATGCCAACCAAAAAAATGTGGTCTAGAATGTATAAAATACTGCCCAGTAAACAAATCAGGAGCAGAATGTATTGTTCTGAACGAGGAGTCAAAGAAAGCAAAGATAGACGAAGACATCTGTAATGGGTGTGGGATTTGTGTAAAAGTATGTCCATTTGACGCCATCACCATTGTGAATTTGGCAAGCGAGTTAGCTACCGATAAAATACATCAATACGGGGCAAATTCATTTAGACTGTTCAAATTACCCACTCCAAAAAAAGGCGAAGTCGTGGGATTATTAGGAAGAAACGGAATGGGAAAAAGTACTGTAGTAAATATCCTATCAGGAAATTTAAAGCCAAATCTTGGAAGATATGAAAATCCACCAGAATGGAATGAAATTTTAAAACACTATAGCGGAACTGAACTCAAACAACATTTTGAAAAAATTGAACAAAAACAAATTCGAGCATCTATAAAACCACAGCAGGTCCATCACATTGCACAAGCTTTCGACGGAACAGGAAAAGAACTTCTTGACAAATATGATGAAAGAGGAGTTTCAAGAGACTTGATCAAAGAATTAGGATTAGAAAATTCTATGGAACAGAGTTTAAAGGAGTTAAGTGGAGGAGAGTTACAAAGGATTGCAGTAGCTGCTGCTGCATCAAAAGATGTGGAATTTTATTTCTTCGATGAACCATCATCGTATAATGATGTTTTTCAAAGAACAGGAGTTGCTCGTGTAATTCAAAACTTGGCAAAAATTGGGAAAAGCGTAATGGTTGTAGAACATGATCTAACATTACTTGATTTTCTTAGTGATTATATCGAAGTTCTTTATGGCGAACCTGGGGCTTACGGAATTGTCTCAACCATACTTTCTACAAAAATTGGAATCAATGTATTTCTTGATGGATATTTGCCAAACGAAAATGTCAGATTTAGAGACAAAAAGTTTTCTTTTGATGTGTCATCATCTACTACAGACATATTTGAAGAAGGAAGTACAATTGTCACATATCCTAAATTAGTAAAAAAATACCCTACATTTTCAGTAACTATTGAAGCTGGAGAAGTAAGAAAAGGCGAAGTCCTAGGCATAATGGGAGCCAATGCACTAGGAAAGACAACAATGATGAAGATGATTGCAGGAGTTGAAAAACCAGATTCAGGCAGTATTAATAAAAAAATAAAGATAGCATACAAACCTCAATATCTCCAAAACGACATTGACGTAGATGTCATATCAGTATTGGACAAAGCAAATGGCAATCCAGTGGAAGGAAGTATGGAAGAAGAACAAATACTGGAGCCATTAAAAATCAAGAAACTATACAATAAATCTATCAAAAATCTTTCTGGTGGAGAATTGCAGAAAATTGCAGTTGCGTCATGCCTATTACAAAAAGTGGATTTGTACGCATTAGATGAGCCCTCTGCATTTTTAGATGTAGAAGACAGAATTGCAGTTGCAAAATTCATACAGAAATTTGTTCGTTCTTTTGGAAAATCAGCAATAATCATTGATCATGATCTACAGTTGATGGATTTGATTTCAGATTCAATAGTAATTTTTGAGGGAGAGTCAGGAGTGGAAGGAAGAGCTACTACCCCAATGAGAAAAGCTGAAGCAATGAATAGATTTCTAAAATCCCTTGATATGTCATTTAGAAGAGACGAAAGAAGTCTCAGACCTCGTGTGAACAAACTAGATAGTAGATTGGATAAAAATCAGAAAACATCAGGAAATTTCTATTACAAGCATTGA
- a CDS encoding class I SAM-dependent methyltransferase family protein yields MLKKALSSVLSEKESVDLISAFDQIGDIIIVRIPDSLLSKKKIIGETLLNEVKIARSVFYQASDVEGDFRTRNLEILAGEDNTETEYKEFGCKFIVDVEKAFFSPRLSTERERIANLIQDEEVVTNMFAGVGMFSIMAAKKKKCTVYSLDINPVASKLCEKNIELNKLTGKIISINGDASRIIEDQLENKSDRTLMLLPERSDEFLKSAISTTKNEGIIHYYSHIHADKKSEAGKLSEEHYLQVTPVKSEILGSKIVRAVGPRYYQTVVDVKISK; encoded by the coding sequence ATGTTAAAAAAAGCACTTTCAAGTGTGCTTTCTGAAAAAGAAAGTGTGGATTTGATCTCAGCATTTGATCAAATTGGAGACATAATTATTGTAAGAATCCCAGATTCCCTGTTGTCAAAGAAAAAAATCATTGGGGAAACTTTGCTAAATGAAGTAAAAATTGCCAGGAGTGTATTCTATCAAGCATCAGATGTGGAGGGAGATTTTCGCACAAGGAATTTAGAAATCCTAGCAGGAGAAGACAATACTGAGACAGAATACAAAGAATTCGGATGTAAATTCATAGTTGATGTTGAAAAGGCATTTTTTTCACCTAGATTATCAACAGAAAGAGAAAGAATTGCAAATTTGATTCAAGATGAAGAGGTAGTGACAAACATGTTTGCAGGAGTTGGAATGTTCTCGATAATGGCTGCAAAAAAGAAAAAATGCACTGTTTATAGTTTAGATATCAATCCAGTTGCCTCAAAACTATGTGAAAAAAATATAGAACTAAACAAATTAACGGGAAAAATAATATCAATTAATGGAGATGCATCCAGAATTATTGAGGATCAGTTAGAGAATAAATCAGATAGAACATTGATGTTATTGCCAGAAAGATCGGATGAATTTCTAAAATCTGCAATTAGCACAACTAAAAATGAAGGAATAATTCATTATTATTCCCATATTCATGCTGATAAAAAATCGGAAGCTGGAAAACTTTCAGAAGAGCATTACCTTCAAGTCACACCAGTTAAATCAGAAATTCTAGGATCAAAAATTGTAAGGGCAGTAGGTCCAAGATATTATCAAACAGTAGTTGATGTAAAAATTTCTAAATAG
- a CDS encoding transcriptional regulator gives MDKRKGTGIIIFVLCIGGFFLYAYLLMLSEWSPIVLQLSVLMIAGGILGVIAWIGYVMATTKPSSASITSED, from the coding sequence ATGGATAAACGTAAAGGAACGGGTATCATAATTTTTGTTCTTTGTATAGGTGGATTTTTCCTTTATGCATATTTGTTGATGCTTTCAGAATGGAGTCCGATTGTACTGCAATTATCTGTGTTGATGATTGCAGGAGGAATCCTTGGAGTTATTGCATGGATTGGATACGTTATGGCAACAACCAAACCATCATCTGCATCAATTACATCTGAAGATTAA
- the rimI gene encoding ribosomal protein S18-alanine N-acetyltransferase has product MQVILRQLGDCNIRRAEPSDLISVMEINLKTLPEHYSDYFYESLLAELPEAFIVAEIGGKHVGYIMCKTEYGFSNFKKLGFVKKGHVVSIAVLDEYRRKGIGQALVEESVNGVKLRKCDEFYLEVRCSNNEAVRLYEKLGFVIRQQLNAYYRDGEDAYLMAIELD; this is encoded by the coding sequence ATGCAAGTAATTCTAAGGCAATTAGGGGATTGCAATATTAGAAGAGCAGAACCCAGCGATCTTATCTCTGTGATGGAAATCAATTTGAAAACCCTTCCAGAGCATTACTCTGATTATTTCTATGAGAGTTTGCTTGCAGAACTTCCAGAAGCTTTCATTGTTGCGGAAATAGGAGGAAAACATGTAGGTTACATAATGTGTAAAACTGAATACGGATTTTCAAACTTCAAAAAATTAGGGTTTGTTAAAAAAGGTCATGTGGTCTCTATTGCAGTTCTTGACGAATATCGAAGAAAAGGTATTGGACAAGCACTTGTAGAAGAATCAGTTAATGGTGTCAAATTAAGAAAGTGTGATGAATTTTATCTCGAAGTAAGGTGTAGTAATAATGAAGCTGTCAGGCTATATGAAAAACTTGGATTTGTAATTCGACAACAATTAAACGCATATTATCGAGATGGTGAAGATGCATATCTTATGGCCATTGAATTAGATTAG
- a CDS encoding site-2 protease family protein, with protein sequence MEDTSQEDIISLVKSIFEVSDFTKTEFSLEFRIEDYDFKSKFENLARKLENMSYAGKLEEIDNGRYVIIQKFSPKKQRRWMSSSWTPRILFAIVISFVMIDGYYRTSGTNSIIEIGDPLEMAGVYTLSLLGILGIHELGHIIAAKIHRLKTTWPYFIPGLPVIGIPTFGAFIQSRGLTINREILFDVAIAGPIAGLVIAIIVSIYGAYTAPILDQDIAAGLFAESKLIEWNQGEPLLMTASLALFGKGGDGQEVIMTPVMFAAWIGFLITFLNLLPAWQLDGGHMARTLLGPKLHRYATFGSMAILILLNYWLMAMLILIMSSRNPGATPLDDISPLSRNRKLAYIGIIGLAILCAPLPSDFLPNFLP encoded by the coding sequence ATGGAAGACACCTCACAAGAAGACATTATTTCATTAGTCAAATCAATATTTGAGGTAAGTGATTTTACAAAAACAGAATTTTCCTTAGAGTTTAGAATAGAAGATTATGATTTCAAATCAAAGTTTGAAAATTTAGCAAGAAAATTAGAGAATATGAGTTATGCTGGAAAGTTAGAAGAAATAGATAACGGAAGATACGTAATCATTCAGAAATTTTCACCAAAAAAACAGAGAAGATGGATGAGTTCTTCTTGGACTCCTCGAATATTATTCGCAATTGTCATTTCATTTGTAATGATTGATGGATATTATAGGACATCAGGAACAAATTCGATAATAGAGATCGGTGATCCTCTAGAGATGGCAGGGGTCTATACTTTATCATTGTTAGGAATTTTAGGAATTCATGAACTCGGTCATATTATTGCTGCAAAAATACACAGGCTGAAAACAACTTGGCCTTATTTCATTCCAGGATTACCTGTGATTGGAATTCCAACTTTTGGAGCATTTATTCAATCACGAGGTTTAACAATTAACCGAGAAATATTATTTGATGTAGCCATTGCAGGTCCAATTGCAGGATTGGTAATTGCGATAATAGTTTCAATTTACGGAGCATATACTGCGCCAATATTGGATCAAGATATTGCAGCAGGATTATTTGCAGAATCGAAATTAATTGAATGGAATCAAGGAGAACCACTTCTAATGACAGCGAGTTTGGCGTTATTTGGAAAAGGAGGAGATGGGCAGGAAGTAATAATGACACCAGTAATGTTTGCGGCGTGGATTGGATTTTTAATTACATTTTTGAATCTGCTTCCAGCATGGCAATTAGATGGAGGACATATGGCAAGAACATTACTTGGACCAAAACTGCATAGATACGCAACTTTTGGAAGTATGGCAATTCTAATTTTGTTAAATTATTGGTTAATGGCAATGTTAATTCTCATTATGAGTTCAAGAAATCCCGGGGCCACACCACTTGATGATATATCGCCACTTTCAAGAAATAGAAAACTTGCATACATTGGAATTATAGGATTAGCAATTTTGTGTGCACCGTTACCATCAGATTTTCTACCGAACTTTCTACCTTAG
- a CDS encoding transcriptional regulator: protein MPEIWLNYGVTDVVLDIRAENLEQKIDSDGKILEDSAINEKLNSLDLSKPMELVVLHNSKSIQKIISSLFTLCEQKSKPFPKIFAEKKILNLVKAGLPEGSSINEFDGVDISNSNLVFMGEMEFDGLFGYETISTRLIKKFGLDSMLSAYAKRQGNLPVPGQHTESLVEAKKFTDNFEIQGIEIVANSKGILDFSIGHPSETLSTSKILESNSIKDIGEHKTMIISTGKDASNFNLGKSLSSLWNCYSAIKKDGLAILVAECKGGLGSDAIQQYIEDRLTLEQLRNPTKYLSGMEDLLFLTEVQKNFQIGLVSILPEFYAKKLNMISLPGIKYSMDYILKTQGVRQKVAVVTDGARLLLR, encoded by the coding sequence ATGCCTGAAATCTGGTTAAATTATGGTGTCACAGACGTTGTTTTGGATATAAGAGCAGAAAATTTAGAACAAAAAATCGATTCTGATGGAAAAATTTTGGAAGATTCTGCGATCAATGAAAAACTAAATTCTCTTGATTTGTCCAAACCTATGGAACTTGTTGTTTTGCATAATTCAAAATCCATTCAAAAAATCATCTCTTCTTTGTTCACATTATGTGAGCAAAAATCAAAACCGTTCCCGAAAATTTTTGCTGAGAAGAAAATCTTGAATTTGGTCAAAGCAGGACTTCCTGAAGGAAGCTCTATAAACGAATTTGATGGCGTTGACATTTCTAATTCAAATCTTGTCTTCATGGGAGAAATGGAATTTGATGGATTATTCGGTTATGAAACCATTTCAACTCGTCTAATCAAAAAATTTGGTTTGGATTCCATGCTTTCAGCATATGCAAAAAGACAAGGCAATTTACCAGTTCCTGGACAGCATACTGAAAGTTTAGTGGAAGCAAAAAAATTTACTGATAATTTTGAAATTCAAGGGATCGAAATCGTAGCAAATTCCAAAGGCATACTTGATTTTTCAATTGGCCATCCATCAGAAACTCTTTCAACATCAAAAATTTTGGAATCTAATTCAATCAAGGATATAGGGGAACATAAAACTATGATAATTAGTACAGGTAAGGATGCAAGTAATTTCAATTTGGGCAAATCACTTTCATCCCTTTGGAATTGTTATAGTGCAATCAAAAAAGACGGTCTTGCAATTTTAGTAGCTGAATGTAAGGGTGGATTAGGTTCTGATGCAATTCAACAATATATTGAAGACAGATTAACTTTGGAACAACTGCGAAATCCTACAAAATATCTCAGTGGAATGGAAGATTTGTTATTTCTCACAGAAGTACAAAAGAATTTTCAAATTGGATTAGTTTCAATTTTACCAGAATTTTACGCCAAGAAACTGAATATGATTTCACTACCTGGAATAAAATATTCCATGGATTATATTCTAAAAACACAAGGAGTAAGACAAAAGGTTGCAGTTGTTACAGATGGCGCTAGACTTTTGCTAAGGTAG
- the pyrE gene encoding orotate phosphoribosyltransferase yields MEFVKEFATFLYQKGIIKFGDFTLASGKKSSYYVDLRLVPSYPHEFRKMVKYLENEIAQKIGLENFDSFVSVPTGGLVIASALAIETVKPLIYVRSKPKDYGTSKAVEGKIHEGMKVIMIDDVATTGGSVVNAIKSLKEVNISVKDAYVIVNRMEGAEEALADLEVNMHSILNILQITETLHEQNLVDESILEKVKKQINK; encoded by the coding sequence ATGGAATTTGTAAAAGAGTTTGCAACCTTTTTGTATCAAAAAGGAATAATAAAATTTGGAGATTTTACTCTTGCAAGTGGAAAAAAGAGTTCATACTATGTAGATTTAAGACTAGTTCCAAGCTATCCTCACGAATTTAGGAAAATGGTGAAATATCTTGAAAATGAGATTGCTCAAAAAATTGGTTTAGAAAATTTTGATTCTTTTGTTTCTGTACCAACAGGAGGATTGGTGATAGCATCAGCGTTAGCAATAGAAACTGTAAAACCGTTAATCTATGTCAGAAGCAAACCCAAAGATTATGGTACTTCAAAAGCAGTTGAAGGAAAAATTCATGAGGGGATGAAAGTGATCATGATTGACGATGTGGCAACTACTGGCGGTTCAGTTGTAAATGCAATAAAATCTCTAAAAGAAGTCAATATTTCAGTAAAGGATGCATATGTAATTGTTAATAGAATGGAAGGAGCAGAGGAGGCTTTGGCAGATTTAGAAGTCAACATGCATTCAATTCTAAATATTTTGCAGATAACAGAAACCTTACATGAACAAAATTTAGTGGATGAAAGTATTTTAGAAAAAGTGAAAAAACAAATCAACAAATGA
- a CDS encoding TenA family transcriptional regulator, protein MSIIKKIDEMIEERSLLKHPFYQMWSDGKLTQESLAGYSKEYFQLVKAVPNFMTPIIEKAPNSVTSELIENQQEEYDHIKPWIAFAGELGISEDELISYSGLPKTQKAVSILNELMDSFEGGACAMYAFEKEIPKISQTKLDGLAEFYGMTSNDATEYFKLHTEADIRHAASWRNILEKSSTDSNNLIEIADKSISAQNMLLDSCYEEYC, encoded by the coding sequence ATGAGTATAATTAAAAAAATTGATGAAATGATTGAAGAAAGAAGTTTACTAAAACATCCTTTCTATCAAATGTGGTCTGATGGAAAATTAACACAAGAATCTTTGGCAGGTTATTCTAAAGAATATTTTCAACTTGTAAAGGCTGTTCCAAATTTTATGACTCCTATTATTGAAAAAGCACCAAATTCAGTCACAAGTGAATTAATTGAAAATCAACAAGAAGAATATGATCATATCAAACCATGGATTGCGTTTGCAGGAGAACTTGGTATCTCTGAAGATGAATTGATCTCATATTCTGGTTTGCCTAAAACTCAGAAAGCCGTTTCTATTTTAAATGAATTAATGGATTCTTTTGAAGGCGGTGCCTGTGCAATGTATGCCTTTGAAAAAGAAATTCCAAAAATAAGTCAAACCAAACTTGATGGGTTGGCTGAATTTTATGGAATGACAAGTAATGATGCAACAGAATACTTCAAACTTCATACAGAAGCTGATATCCGACATGCTGCTTCATGGAGAAACATTTTAGAAAAATCTTCAACTGACTCAAACAACTTGATAGAAATTGCAGACAAATCTATCTCTGCCCAAAACATGTTGCTTGATAGTTGCTATGAAGAATATTGTTAA
- a CDS encoding polyprenyl synthetase family protein, whose amino-acid sequence MTKFFDQAILDRKNIEINPLLETYGRYIQKIDEALDNELSLYSESEFIEPLKYSLDGGKRIRPIILTLAAESVGKIDENTLSASCAVEFLHMESIIHDDIIDNETMRRQKDPFHIKYGYNTSVLTGDFVLGLILAISSRLDNARITKDLATTAMLMSEGEMIENRLETSEDVTFDDYLKVIEYKTATAFEVAARTGAIIANGTEEQIEALTEYGKNIGIAYQIRDDLLDWKNEDKLFNLLIKKSSDPRDVFNKMEELLKEYSEKARAGLRKIPDNDAKMNLDNLIKFTSFKA is encoded by the coding sequence ATGACAAAGTTTTTTGATCAGGCAATTTTGGACAGGAAAAATATTGAGATCAATCCTCTACTTGAAACCTATGGAAGATACATTCAAAAAATTGATGAAGCGTTAGATAATGAGCTTTCTCTTTATTCCGAATCCGAATTCATTGAACCGCTAAAATATTCATTGGACGGTGGAAAACGGATTAGACCCATTATTTTGACTCTCGCAGCCGAAAGCGTAGGAAAAATTGATGAAAATACACTATCGGCATCTTGTGCTGTTGAATTTTTACATATGGAATCAATCATTCACGATGATATTATTGACAATGAAACTATGAGAAGACAAAAGGATCCATTTCATATCAAATATGGTTACAATACCAGTGTACTTACAGGAGATTTTGTTTTAGGATTAATTCTTGCAATATCATCCAGATTAGATAACGCCAGAATTACAAAAGATTTAGCCACAACTGCAATGTTAATGAGCGAAGGAGAGATGATTGAAAATAGATTAGAGACCAGCGAAGATGTTACGTTTGATGATTATCTTAAGGTAATTGAATACAAAACAGCAACTGCTTTTGAAGTAGCTGCGAGAACAGGGGCAATTATTGCAAATGGTACCGAAGAACAAATCGAAGCATTAACAGAATATGGAAAAAACATAGGGATTGCATATCAAATAAGAGATGATCTGTTGGATTGGAAAAATGAAGATAAACTGTTTAATCTATTAATCAAAAAGAGTTCTGATCCAAGAGATGTTTTTAATAAAATGGAAGAGTTGTTAAAAGAATATTCTGAGAAAGCAAGAGCAGGTTTAAGAAAAATCCCAGACAATGATGCAAAGATGAATCTAGATAATTTAATTAAATTTACTTCATTTAAGGCATAA
- a CDS encoding NADH-quinone oxidoreductase subunit N, protein MLEITSTPLVLIAILGTVGVILPIISIARKEKGSNSFYAVIAFAALIASLGYVGYQFINDNVSASALFSEDVLVDDGFGGFFAIAMLIVALFTTVGSFNYMRKHNSPAVYYSLILLATIGMVLVAYSTDLVMLFVAWELMSIPTYVLVGFMKKNPSSNEAALKYFLFGALSSAIIVYGISISYGLTGSTNIGEVIQGYSTLDPSLLPLALLSVGMFIAGFGFKMGLVPFHQWLPDTYEGAPSPITALLAAATKKAGFAATIRIVVLGMVVLNLDWTLALGIIAVMTMTIGNVAAIMQKNLSRMLAYSSIAHAGYILIGLAVAPHSSLGLQGSLYQIMNHAVMKGAAFIAIAGIVTTLAVTNIDKLKGLGRRMPITALGLVIALFALAGIPPLSGFWSKLMLFGSALDASSALWWAPWLAIAGVLNSALSLAYYGWITRKMYFEGESEKRIAEPKSIIAVMIFSTIFLVGFGVYPDPLIKFVEFATPVISLGLMP, encoded by the coding sequence TTGTTAGAAATTACTTCGACACCATTGGTATTGATTGCAATATTGGGTACCGTGGGGGTTATTCTTCCTATAATTAGTATTGCAAGAAAAGAAAAAGGTTCTAATTCATTCTATGCTGTAATTGCATTTGCTGCATTAATTGCCTCCTTAGGGTATGTTGGATATCAATTCATTAACGACAATGTCTCTGCATCTGCTCTTTTCTCTGAAGATGTTTTAGTTGATGATGGATTTGGTGGATTCTTTGCAATAGCAATGTTGATTGTTGCCTTGTTCACCACAGTTGGTTCTTTCAATTACATGAGGAAACATAATTCTCCTGCTGTATACTATTCTCTAATTTTACTTGCAACGATTGGTATGGTGTTAGTAGCATATTCTACTGATTTGGTAATGTTGTTTGTTGCGTGGGAACTTATGAGTATTCCAACATATGTTTTAGTTGGATTCATGAAAAAGAATCCAAGCTCCAATGAGGCTGCTCTAAAGTATTTCTTATTTGGTGCATTATCCTCTGCAATCATAGTTTACGGAATTTCTATTTCATATGGATTGACTGGTTCTACAAATATCGGAGAAGTCATTCAGGGTTATTCGACACTTGATCCTTCTCTATTGCCTCTTGCTTTACTTTCTGTTGGAATGTTTATTGCAGGATTTGGATTCAAGATGGGGCTTGTGCCTTTCCATCAGTGGTTACCTGATACTTATGAAGGCGCACCTTCACCAATTACTGCACTCCTTGCAGCAGCAACAAAGAAAGCTGGATTTGCAGCAACAATTCGAATTGTAGTTCTTGGAATGGTAGTTCTAAATCTTGATTGGACATTAGCTCTTGGTATTATTGCTGTAATGACTATGACTATAGGAAACGTTGCTGCGATTATGCAGAAGAATCTGTCAAGAATGTTGGCATATTCCAGTATTGCTCATGCAGGGTATATTTTGATTGGACTTGCAGTTGCACCACATAGTTCACTTGGGTTACAAGGTTCATTGTACCAAATTATGAATCATGCTGTAATGAAAGGTGCTGCATTCATTGCGATAGCCGGAATTGTTACAACGCTTGCAGTAACTAATATCGATAAACTCAAAGGACTTGGAAGACGAATGCCAATAACTGCTCTAGGTTTGGTAATTGCATTATTTGCATTAGCTGGAATTCCACCACTATCAGGATTTTGGAGTAAACTTATGTTATTTGGTAGTGCATTGGATGCAAGTTCTGCATTGTGGTGGGCTCCTTGGCTTGCAATTGCTGGAGTTCTTAACAGTGCATTATCTCTTGCTTACTATGGTTGGATTACAAGAAAAATGTACTTTGAAGGAGAATCAGAAAAAAGAATTGCAGAACCAAAATCAATTATTGCAGTAATGATCTTCTCAACTATATTCTTAGTAGGATTTGGTGTGTATCCAGATCCGCTCATTAAGTTTGTAGAATTTGCAACTCCGGTAATTAGTTTGGGCCTTATGCCTTAA